A DNA window from Mastacembelus armatus chromosome 11, fMasArm1.2, whole genome shotgun sequence contains the following coding sequences:
- the LOC117152702 gene encoding oocyte zinc finger protein XlCOF6.1-like: MLSALEKQRLIAAELPGARPFSQHYDGQQHNWSSRPDQDPPEPPHIKEDWDPAEPPHIKKEQEEIWTSQEGEQLQGLEEADISQIPLTPVHVKSEDDDEKPQSSQLHQSQTKENRDCVGGEDCGVPEPIKNSDSHRLSEPGTDDRTQDSSETDVTDEDWTEMRETQSDLNSVKPKVHHSDKFICSECGKTFGHKTNLKRHMKCHTGEKPFSCSFCTKRFTRREHLIAHMRCHSGEKPFSCSVCNTRFSHGWSLDKHMRVHTGEKPFCCSLCSKRFRQRSDLVAHFRIHTGEKPFSCSVCDTSFTQRHTLVQHMRTHTGLKPFPCSICGKRFSRKGHMTRHMAAHTGEKPFSCLVCDKTFTWQSQFKRHACSAESSSGK; encoded by the coding sequence ATGGCCAGCAGCACAACTGGAGCTCCAGACCTGACCAGGATCCACCAGAGCCCCCACACATTAAAGAGGACTGGGATCCAGCAGAGCCCCCACACATCAAAAAGGAACAGGAGGAAATCTGGACCAGTCAGGAGGGAGAGCAGCTTCAAGGGCTGGAGGAGGCTGATATCTCCCAGATCCCACTCACTCCTGTCCATGTGAAgagtgaagatgatgatgagaaacCTCAGTCTTCACAGCTTCATCAGAGCCAAACTAAGGAGAACAGAGACTGTGTGGGAGGAGAGGACTGTGGAGTACCGGAACCGATCAAGAACTCGGATTCACATAGACTTTCAGAACCAGGTACTGATGACAGGACTCAGGACTCTTCTGAAACTGATGTCACTGATGAAGACTGGACAGAGATGAGAGAAACTCAATCTGATTTAAACTCTGTGAAACCTAAAGTGCATCACAGTGACAAGTTTATCTGCTCTGAGTGCgggaaaacatttggccatAAGACAAATCTGAAAAGACACATGAAATGTCACACAGGTGAGAAACCATTCAGCTGCTCATTTTGCACTAAAAGATTCACTCGGAGAGAACACCTGATTGCTCACATGAGATGTCATTCAGGGGAAAAACCTTTCAGCTGTTCAGTCTGTAATACAAGGTTCAGTCACGGTTGGTCACTAGATAAACACATGAGAGTCCACACCGGGGAGAAACCTTTTTGTTGCTCACTGTGCAGTAAAAGATTCAGGCAGCGCTCTGATTTAGTTGCACACTTTAGAATCCACACAGGAGAAAAACCATTTTCCTGCTCAGTTTGCGACACCAGTTTCACTCAGCGACACACTCTGGTTCAGCACATGAGAACCCACACTGGGCTGAAACCTTTTCCTTGCTCCATTTGTGGTAAGAGATTCTCACGAAAGGGACACATGACAAGACACATGGCAGCTCACACTGGTGAGAAACCTTTCAGCTGCCTTGTCTGTGACAAAACATTCACTTGGCAGTCGCAGTTTAAAAGACATGCGTGTTctgcagagagcagcagtgGTAAATGA
- the cart4 gene encoding cocaine- and amphetamine-regulated transcript 4, translated as MESMRALVYLSVCLTVLTSLCQGQRSADNQLPPAADDEPILGLTTRELAEALQRALDEADSTLGLSVEKKASVIPRCDVGERCAMKHGPRIGRLCDCLRGTACNTFFLRCY; from the exons ATGGAGAGCATGCGAGCCCTGGTCTACCTGTCCgtctgtctgactgtgctgACATCACTCTGTCAGGGTCAAAGGTCGGCCGACAACCAGCTGCCGCCTGCAGCCGACGATGAGCCGATCCTCGGACTCACAACCAGAGAGCTG gctgaAGCTCTGCAGAGGGCCTTAGATGAAGCCGACTCCACTCTCGGCCTCTCTGTGGAAAAGAAAGCCAGCGTGATCCCACGG tgtgaTGTAGGCGAGCGCTGTGCAATGAAACATGGACCTCGGATTGGTCGGCTGTGCGACTGTCTGAGAGGAACGGCGTGCAACACCTTCTTCCTGCGCTGCTACTGA
- the LOC113126354 gene encoding zinc finger protein 84-like isoform X2 yields the protein MSRLQSLKLFVSQRLNAAVEEIFGHLEKTISDYEEELDLRHRELLHVGLTPETKRRQTVFSADLQQLLMRKEEVPLEQQDWSQSLDQDPPEPPHIKEDQEPAESPHIKKEQEEVWTSQEGEQLQGLEEAGIIQFPLTPVPVKTEDDHEEKAQFSQLHQSQTEDHRDFVGGDYCGRPEPVRSPGPHRLLQSVRNDKTLQSSEPETENSDHYCKETGDPQPVLNFEKTNEVSVSHLKCKAAKKSFVCCECGRKFGRKDSLRRHMRYHTGEKPYSCSVCGQKQFSCGVCDKRFTWQSQVKSHKCVGESSSNT from the exons ATGTCCAGACTCCAGAGTCTGAAGCTGTTTGTCAGCCAGCGGCTAAACGCGGCTGTCGAGGAGATTTTTGGACATCTCGAGAAAACCATCTCCGACTATGAAGAGGAGCTGGATCTCCGCCACCGCGAACTGCTCCATGTGGGTTTAACACCTGAGACAAAGCGGCGACAGACAG tgttttctgcagacctccagcagctgctgatgaggAAAGAAGAGGTTCCCCTTGAACAGCAGGACTGGAGCCAGAGTCTGGATCAGGATCCACCAGAGCCACCTCACATCAAAGAGGACCAGGAACCAGCAGAGTCCCCACACATTAAAAAGGAACAGGAGGAAGTCTGGACCAGTCAGGAGGGAGAGCAGCTTCAAGGTCTGGAGGAGGCTGGTATCATCCAGTTCCCACTCACCCCTGTCCCTGTGAAGACTGAAGATGATCATGAAGAGAAAGCTCAGTTCTCACAGCTTCATCAGAGCCAAACTGAGGACCACAGAGACTTTGTGGGAGGGGATTACTGTGGCAGACCAGAACCAGTCAGGAGCCCAGGTCCACACAGACTTCTGCAGTCAGTCAGGAATGACAAGACTTTGCAGTCCTCTGAACCTGAGACTGAAAATAGTGATCATTATTGTAAGGAGACTGGAGATCCTCAGCCAGTTTTAAACTTTGAGAAAACTAATGAAGTCTCTGTGAGTCACCTCAAATGTAAAGCAGCCAAAAAATCATTTGTCTGCTGTGAATGTGGAAGAAAATTTGGTCGGAAGGACAGTCTACGGAGACACATGAGATaccacacaggagagaaacccTATAGCTGCTCAGTTTGTG GGCAGAAACAGTTCAGCTGCGGCGTTTGTGACAAAAGATTCACTTGGCAGTCGCAGGTCAAAAGCCACAAGTGTGTCggagagagcagcagcaacacctgA
- the LOC113126354 gene encoding zinc finger protein 32-like isoform X1, translating to MSRLQSLKLFVSQRLNAAVEEIFGHLEKTISDYEEELDLRHRELLHVGLTPETKRRQTVFSADLQQLLMRKEEVPLEQQDWSQSLDQDPPEPPHIKEDQEPAESPHIKKEQEEVWTSQEGEQLQGLEEAGIIQFPLTPVPVKTEDDHEEKAQFSQLHQSQTEDHRDFVGGDYCGRPEPVRSPGPHRLLQSVRNDKTLQSSEPETENSDHYCKETGDPQPVLNFEKTNEVSVSHLKCKAAKKSFVCCECGRKFGRKDSLRRHMRYHTGEKPYSCSVCGKTFSQRPNLIRHMRCHSGEKPFSCSFCDTSFAVRSALVNHMRIHTGEKPFSCLYCEKSFTQKGGLKKHMTVHTGEKPYSCPVCAKSFSQKANLTYHFSVHTGQKQFSCGVCDKRFTWQSQVKSHKCVGESSSNT from the exons ATGTCCAGACTCCAGAGTCTGAAGCTGTTTGTCAGCCAGCGGCTAAACGCGGCTGTCGAGGAGATTTTTGGACATCTCGAGAAAACCATCTCCGACTATGAAGAGGAGCTGGATCTCCGCCACCGCGAACTGCTCCATGTGGGTTTAACACCTGAGACAAAGCGGCGACAGACAG tgttttctgcagacctccagcagctgctgatgaggAAAGAAGAGGTTCCCCTTGAACAGCAGGACTGGAGCCAGAGTCTGGATCAGGATCCACCAGAGCCACCTCACATCAAAGAGGACCAGGAACCAGCAGAGTCCCCACACATTAAAAAGGAACAGGAGGAAGTCTGGACCAGTCAGGAGGGAGAGCAGCTTCAAGGTCTGGAGGAGGCTGGTATCATCCAGTTCCCACTCACCCCTGTCCCTGTGAAGACTGAAGATGATCATGAAGAGAAAGCTCAGTTCTCACAGCTTCATCAGAGCCAAACTGAGGACCACAGAGACTTTGTGGGAGGGGATTACTGTGGCAGACCAGAACCAGTCAGGAGCCCAGGTCCACACAGACTTCTGCAGTCAGTCAGGAATGACAAGACTTTGCAGTCCTCTGAACCTGAGACTGAAAATAGTGATCATTATTGTAAGGAGACTGGAGATCCTCAGCCAGTTTTAAACTTTGAGAAAACTAATGAAGTCTCTGTGAGTCACCTCAAATGTAAAGCAGCCAAAAAATCATTTGTCTGCTGTGAATGTGGAAGAAAATTTGGTCGGAAGGACAGTCTACGGAGACACATGAGATaccacacaggagagaaacccTATAGCTGCTCAGTTTGTGGTAAAACCTTTTCTCAGAGGCCAAACCTAATTCGTCACATGAGGTGTCACTCAGGAGAAAAGCCTTTCAGCTGCTCGTTTTGTGACACCAGCTTTGCTGTGCGTAGCGCTTTGGTGAACCACATGAGAATCCACACTGGGGAGAAACCTTTCAGTTGCTTATACTGCGAAAAAAGCTTTACACAAAAGGGAGGGCTGAAAAAACACATGACCGttcacacaggagagaaaccgTACAGTTGCCCAGTGTGCGCTAAAAGTTTTTCTCAAAAAGCAAATCTGACGTATCACTTCTCTGTTCATACAGGGCAGAAACAGTTCAGCTGCGGCGTTTGTGACAAAAGATTCACTTGGCAGTCGCAGGTCAAAAGCCACAAGTGTGTCggagagagcagcagcaacacctgA
- the LOC113126144 gene encoding gastrula zinc finger protein XlCGF57.1-like yields the protein MDPTLKLQDVVLKWEPKLRGEELPSDVRKVIVGEEDHQDWSPSLNQDPTEPPHIKQEQDPAEPPHIKKEQEEVWTHQEGDQLQGLDKAGIIRFPITPVPVKSEDDEEKPQFLQLHQNQTDENRDFVGGEDCSRPEPARDKGPHRLFGPGTDDRLDSSETDVSDGDWEETREPQSGLNSLKNNDAPVIDFNCNAVERLFSCSECGQRFGRKPHLNAHMRIHTGEKPFSCSFCGKRFSQKGNSISHMRLHTGEKPFSCSICKKQFRYSGDVSRHMRIHTGKKKSNRNVNDMITRKTHTGSEPARNSDPDQHLPEVTDDKSPEYRIEAGDDNLKETRESQSDSNSLEDDGASVSDTRCNSDKESFSCSECGKTFCRKDHLMSHMRTHTGEKPFSCSVCQKRFSCSGNILAHMRIHTGEKPFECSFCGKSFSQKGTLQLHMRIHTGEKPFSCPFCDKRFAHKRRMTLHMSVHTEEKRFCCSVCDRRFTWYTQLKTHKCVGESSQLRQSQIEKKVPPKESFRCTECGKTFSLKGNLKTHMRIHTGEKPFSCSICGKSFKQNVHLTEHMTIHTGEKLYKCSVCGKGFNKKLLVRNHTCV from the exons ATGGATCCAACCCTCAAACTGCAGGATGTGGTTCTGAAATGGGAACCGAAGCTGAGAGGAGAAG AGCTGCCTTCAGATGTCCGAAAGGTGATTGTTGGTGAAGAAGATCACCAGGACTGGAGCCCCAGTCTGAACCAGGATCCAACAGAGCCCCCACACATTAAACAGGAACAGGATCCAGCAGAACCTCCTCACATTAAAAAGGAACAGGAGGAGGTCTGGACCCATCAGGAGGGAGATCAGCTTCAAGGGCTGGATAAGGCTGGTATCATCCGGTTCCCAATCACTCCTGTCCCTGTGAAGagtgaagatgatgaagagaaaCCTCAGTTCTTACAGCTTCATCAGAACCAAACTGATGAGAACAGAGACTTTGTGGGAGGAGAAGACTGTAGCAGACCAGAACCAGCCAGGGACAAAGGACCTCATAGACTTTTTGGACCAGGTACTGACGACAGGCTTGACTCTTCAGAGACTGATGTCAGCGATGGTGACTGGGAGGAGACCAGAGAACCTCAATCAGGTTTAAATTCTCTGAAAAATAACGATGCCCCTGTTATTGATTTTAACTGTAATGCTGTCGAGAGATTGTTCAGCTGCTCAGAGTGTGGTCAAAGATTTGGCCGCAAACCACACCTGAATGCACATATGAGAATTCATACAGGAGAGAAACCATTTAGTTGCTCCTTTTGCGGTAAAAGATTTTCTCAAAAAGGAAACTCAATTAGTCACATGAGACTTCATACTGGAGAAAAACCATTCAGCTGTTCCATCTGTAAAAAACAATTTAGATACAGTGGAGACGTTAGCAGACACATGAGAATCCACACcggaaagaaaaaaagcaaccGCAATGTTAATGACATGATCACCAGAAAAACTCACACAGGATCAGAACCAGCCAGGAACTCAGATCCAGATCAACATTTGCCAGAAGTTACTGATGATAAATCCCCCGAATATAGGATTGAAGCTGGGGACGATAATTTGAAGGAAACCAGAGAATCTCAGTCAGATTCAAACTCTCTGGAAGATGATGGTGCCTCTGTAAGTGACACACGATGTAATTCTGACAAGGAGTCATTCAGCTGCTCGGAGTGTGGGAAAACATTTTGCCGAAAGGACCATCTAATGAGCCACATGAGAACACACACCGGGGAGAAGCCATTTAGCTGTTCAGTTTGTCAGAAACGCTTCAGCTGCAGTGGCAACATTTTGGCACATATGAGAATTCACACAGGAGAAAAACCATTCGAATGCTCGTTCTGTGGCAAAAGTTTCAGCCAGAAAGGAACCCTGCAGTTACACATGAGAATTCATACTGGAGAGAAACCATTTAGTTGTCCGTTTTGTGATAAAAGATTTGCGCATAAAAGACGAATGACGCTGCATATGTCCGttcacacagaagaaaaacgattctgctgcagtgtttgtgaTAGAAGGTTTACTTGGTATACCCAACTGAAAACTCATAAGTGTGTTGGTGAGTCTTCACAGCTTCGTCAGAGCCAAATTGAGAAAAAGGTTCCTCCCAAGGAGTCCTTCAGGTGCACTGAGTGTGGTAAAACATTTAGCCTTAAGGGTAACCTGAAGACACACATGAGAAttcacacaggagagaaacctTTCAGTTGCTCAATTTGTGGTAAAAGTTTTAAACAAAACGTGCACCTTACAGAGCACATGACGATTCACACAGGTGAAAAACTGTACAAATGCAGCGTTTGTGGTAAAGGATTCAATAAGAAGTTACTTGTCAGAAACCATAcatgtgtttaa